Part of the Nicotiana tabacum cultivar K326 chromosome 20, ASM71507v2, whole genome shotgun sequence genome, TTTAACCATCCAGTATCCGATTCTACTAAaaagggcagtccggtgcactaagtGGTCGTTATGCGCGGGGACCGGGAAAGGGTTGGACCACAAgaatctattgtacgcagccttatccTGCATTTTCTGCAAGaagctgtttccacggcttgaactcgtgacctcctagtcacatgacaacaactttatcagttaCACCAAAGCTCCCCTTCAGTATCCGATTCTACTGGCCCAACTAATTCACATTCGCGCCTAGTAAGTCCACTAACAACAAATATGGTAATAACTGACAATAGCTAACCCAATCTGCAACAATATACATACTAAGAACTCTCAAGTGAACAGTAGATGAGTATATGATAGATTGTATAAGGAAAACAAAGATGCAAGAAAAGTTTTTACATCTGCAGCCTCCATGTTTAATAAAACAAACTCTAAAGCCATGTAAAACCTACCAAGAATAGCATGCCACCCCCTAAGAGAATATCAACATGTATACTTACAGTGCTCAAAATGTTCAAGATTTAAGCTTTTGTATATTTTGCATTAAGATCcttataaatagaataaataaaataaaaaagaatttagAATCTACAACACAGAAGACCCTGCCTCCAACCCTTTTGTTTCCGTAAACGCCTCCTTTCTGCCTTTGCCATTCTTATTGGACTGCTATTCCATTCATTTTGTAAGctgcaaaaagaaaaggaaaatgttaATCACAAGTTACTAATCAGGATTAAATGGAAATGAAAAGGAAACTTaagtagaaatgacaccaggtagccacTCTAAAGGGCTGCTATTAGGAATTAGTCGGTGCGTCCTGAATTTCAATTTTTCAGGACAAAAATGTTCTGAGTTGTCCTGAAGTTAAGACTTTTAGTTTAACTTTTCAGGATAAAATAAGTAATGGCTAATCTCTGAATAGCATCCCTGAGAATGACTATCTGTGCACTTGCCAGAAACTTAAAGCATGAGAAGTAGCAAAGCATTACACTGGGAAGGCAAAGGATCTGGCACTGGTTGTGCTGGCATCTGATCGAAGAGAGATGCTCCCAGAATACGCTATAGGCCCCGAGTAAGTAATAGAACCTGATGCAGGAATTACAGAAAAACTTGCCTCTCCATCAGCAAAATGACCTTGGTCACCTGGTGGAAAGTTATCAGAGAGTTTATCTTCAAGATTAGccacattttgggatttttggtgaAGATTGTCAGCAGTATTGTCCACAATGTTATGAGCTTGACTAGCAGCTGAAAGACCATCAGAATTACCATCCTTGTGAACGGCGATGACCTTTGACATGAGAGAATCTTCAGGCAAATTTTCAACACCTTTTTCCTTGCTTTTGTTGGAGTCTGGCTTGGTCGAGTTGAAGTCGAAAATACTAGCTCCAGTTTCCTTCTTGCTATTGTGAAGTACGTTGGAAGCTGGACCACTCTTGTTTGTCTCATCAGCTGCAGAGACCACTGCAGTCTGGCTTTTCAAAGTTGCTTGCTCAGAAGGCATCTGCAGTTCAAGAAACTAAATCCTCAACAAATTGTCAACCAAAAGAATGTGTCCATATACGCCTATACTAATAGGCCGATCTGTAAATATAATAGCAACATACCTGATCAGGTTGCAGAGCAGAATGATCACCATCAGAGTTAGATTTTTGAGAATTATTAACTTTGGACTCCTCCAAACGAACCACGTTATTAGGAGATGATGCCTTTTCTGATGCATTAGTAGCTTTTCCATTTGCAGTACATTTTGAGCCAAAAATCATCATCAGATCCTCAAAATAAGAATCCTTATCAGCATTTTTGTTGGCATTATCTTCTGCGGAGGGATTGAAACCATTTGGAACGAGTGCTCCAGTAGCCTCTTGTTCTATATCACGAGTCATAGCATCCTTCTTGGAGTCTTCGACAGATGAAACTTTCGACACAGATGAAGTGAGCGACCCCTCATCGACACTTTCCCTTGTGTTGCTCTGCTGGTCTTCATCAGCACCAACAGAAACGGACGTGCTAGGTTGATCATCTTTCCAGCTTTCAATTAGAACTTTATCGACTGCAGGTACGCCTTCATCCATGCATATATCTTTAACAATGTTAAAATTACTCTCTCTGTAGCAAACTGTCAATTCAGGCAGATCATGATCGGTGACGCCTTTATCGCTATATAAATTTGTGTTATTCTCAAACAACTCTGAGTGAGAGGTAAAAGGCGAATCAGATTTTATGGTTTTATTTTCTTTGTGATCAAGGAAATCAACAATCATGGAGCACTCGTATTCTGGAATATTCCATGGCTGATCTCGATCTTTTGTATCACATTCAAATGGATTTCCACCCCTCTTGGTATTGATGATATGCGACAAGCTTCCATTTTGATCATCCGTCATACTTGCAGCATCAATTTCATTTGTGTTACTTAAGGGAAAGTCACAGGCAAAAGGATTTCCACCTCTCTTGTCAGCGATTACTTTGGACATGTCTACATTTTGATCGTCCCTCACACTAGAAGCTTTAATTTCATTGTTGTTATCAAAAAATATAGAATCATCAAGTTCAGGAACTTTCCAGAATTCATTTCCATCTTCTCTGTCACGAGCCAAAGGGTCTTTGCTATTGTCATGGACATTTGTATTCGCAAAGTTTTTTGTTGGAAAACCTAAAGAATCTTCCTCCTTGTAACCATTTGAATGACTTAATATCCCATTCTGACTTCCCTTCATGTTAGGCTTCTCTTCAGCTGTGTCAAGGACGCTGTTGTTGCATTCAAATGTTTTAGAATCATGCACAGAGACTAGGTTTGAATCACAAAACAGAGGATGGTTATCTGCAGTCGAATTTAACTTCTCAATGCAGGGATCAAGATTTGTAGGAATAATACATTAAAAACTATCAAAAAaactcccaaagtaaatatatctTAGAAATAAAGGAGTACTATAAGAAAACATTGACATTTCAACATTTATCAAGTGAATTTTTATTACTTGAAACTAAAATAGGAAAACAAAAACGTCGGTTGAGCACTATGTTACAATGATTCTTCAATTTCCTTAGCATACCCATGTTAATCAGGTTTGATACGAGTACTTTCgtgttttttttttaactttgtaCTTATTTTCAAAACACCCTAAAAATTGCCAAAAAACTGCAGTGCACAAAGAAGAAACAGGAGCTCGAGTACACACCAGATTTCATGGTTTGCATCAGCTGGTAGAGTCTGGAGAATTCTCAAAAGCTGTGAAGCAAACATCAAAGTAGCCAGGAAGAAACACAGACTCAGAAACCTGTGTCAATAtaaatttcaagaatatatatataagaacattgGTTTAAATCTCCTGCAATCTCCACTCAGACTTTAGCACATGCCCAGcataattttgaagaaaatgctAGAGTATTTACTGCTTAACAGCCCAAATGACACTAATAATACTGAAAATAGTGGCCAAGAATGCCACATGAAGCAAACTTGGGCTCAACAGGTTAGAGATACCACTACGGCAGAGTATTCCACGTCCACGTAGGGTCCGGCAAAGGGTCACACCCAAAGAGTGCGGGTTTGAGATACCACTATCTAATATAAATCAACCTTTAAAGTTTAATGATCCGTTTAGTGGTGGATCTACTAGACACAGCGAGTTCAACAGACTGTATATGTGtgtgagaagaaaaaaaaattggcaCATATATAAAGAGTAGAACCTCACTGACTATAAATCCTGAATTGCTTACAGTGAATTGATGAATAATTAAACACAACTAgaagaaagttcaaaataactaAAATTCAATTCAAGCGAATAGTTCAACCTCATGGCCAGAAAACAGGTAAGGCTCAGACTTGTATGCCACTCATAAGTTAATAGTCTCTTCAACATAGGATTCCCACTTTTTTGCAGAAACTCAAAGAAACCAAAAGGTGCTAAATCATCTCAATCATAAGATGcccataatttaaaataaaacaaagtGAAATCAGGACCTCatctttattttatctttttgtgactttctttcatttaattttttttctgtCAATAAATAGTGAATTTGAAGGAGAGTCTTGGCATAACTAGTAaattgttgccatgtgaccaggagctCACGGGCGTGGAAACAACCACTTGGAGAAATgctaaggctgcgtacaatagaccctggTGGTCCGGCCCCTCCCCAGACCCCGTGTATACCGAGATACACGAGAGCTTAGTACACCGGACTGCCCTTAAATAAAAAGTGAATTTATGTTTCAATGGCAAAAACCACAAGGAATCTTAACTTTGTCCAATTTTGAAAAGGACAAGAAATGGTCACCCTTTTGAAAAATTTGTCCAAAGCTCAAATGAGTTCATATTTAAAGATCAATCACCACCATCCTTTTTGTTATTTAGCTAAATTACCTAATCATTTCTAACTAGATCTGTATTCTAATTCTTTAATTCCAAAATCTCTTCATAAAAAGTTaaccaaaaaaatttaaaaagaaaaagatttcCTCAGAATGATACATTCTGACAGGTTGTCATTGGATCCCAAGAAAATTCACAATCTCATAAACcatataaaaataattacttttaaattatttaatcaaATGATTATTAATCAAATGATTAGCATATAACTTTACCTGGCTAAAAGTGGATCAAAAGAATTTTCCTCTTTATCCCTTTAGTACAAAGTTCTTCTTCTGCAAAACATAAAAAACACCAAATTTCATCACATTAAATACATAAATAGAACCTCACTActttaaaaaaaacatgaaatacgAGAAAAAAATCCAATCTTTGCCATGAAAATTGAAAACCCAACTGAAGAATCAAAGTAAATATGAACCAAAGATGTGACACACATAAAAGTGGCAAATTTCATCAAATTAAAGAGATAAATACTAACCTTAGTACTTCAAAAAGAATCTTAAAAAAGAATGAAATACgagtaaaaatcaaatctttgctaaaaaaattgaaaacccaaCTGCAGAATCAAACTAAATAAGCAGATCAATCTAAAGATTTTAACAACAATCCTAATACACAACAAATTCgaaaaattaaaatagaaaaaaaaacacaCCTTAATTTGTCTtgttatgaagaagaagaagaagaagaatagagATGAGATGGAAGTCGGACAGTTAATATACACTCAGGTTATAAAACGACAAAAGATCATGCCGTTTTATTTTGCTTCTTTGAAGAAATATAGAAAGAGAGAAACCGTATGTGAAGTTAGAAAACGCAATGGATGTGAAAGAAGAATAGAGAGAGTGGGAAGCCAGCAAATATTAACACAGGCTGTGTTACACAGCTCCCCAAGTTTACATAAAAGGTCAACTCTTTCtctatatgtatatgtatatgtatatgtatacagAAACATATATATCTGAAAAAATACAGTGTGCAATTAATGTAAGGATACTTATCTTACATGATGGTGTACGTGAAAAAGAGAGAACAGTTGGTGGTGGTCATAACTCATAAAGGTGCAACCCACGAAGAGGAGCTTATAAAAAGACATTAATTATTGTTGTACACTCAATACATAAAGggggaaaaagagaaagaaaaacaaaaataaaagaataagtaTATATTTATATTCGAAAAGGGCGGCAGAGTTACCGGAAAAACAGATCAGCCGATTCAATACTCCGGGGACAGAGCAGTATTAAATCAAAGGGATTAGATCCATAACTAATACTGTCGTAATAAAGACTGCAATCTAAAAAAGAAACTGTAATGGAGagaggggtgggggtgggggtgggggtctGACAATGGAATCTTGGAGAAGATCAGAAGAATGGAAGAGCTGACTCTGTTTTATTTTTATGGAGAGAAAAAGGACAAGAGATGGTCAAAAAGGTTGGTGAATTGGATTGGAGCTGTTTGGTTGTGATTTCtcacatttttgtttcttttcccttatattttcattaaaaatataatatttggtgggctgcataaaaattaaaaagtatttCTGTATAGGATTTTCGTgtaactattttttctttttgaatttatcccaaaataatattttttatatttaaaaataaattaattttaattttattatattaactatataaaaaaaaattgcactATCAAATTAAATTGATCTATTAGAgatcgtttggtagggtgtataatgATAGTACTAAATTGATGTTAGTTATGCTGTAATTATTTCTTATCAACTGTTTGGTTTGGTGTATTAAAGATTGTGAAATGGTAGTTATACCTTTATTCATGTTTATTCATGTATTAAAACCCATAATATTACCAATAACATGATTTGATATGTACAAATATAGTAGTGAATAAAGTGTATAACTTCCAAACAAGAGATCAATAATACTAAGGCTACCATATGTATTATCTTCCCTAATatatcctaccaaacgacccctaaaagtCAGTAACCATTAATATATGGtaacttcaaaaataaaaaattaatatgctataacctaattaaattatattaataTGTAAAAAATTTACGAATGTATTCATCTTAAACACTTTAAATGGTGGGTTTTAAAATCGACAACAATAACATATTGAGTGTGATATTATAAATGAGGTTTGGGGACGGCGAAAATACACCGACCTTATCCTTACCTTTTGTGTGGCAGAGAAGTTAATTTTGAAAGAGAGGactctaaaatatttttaaaaaaaaaaaaaaaattactaatgACTTGTAAGCTAATCTTCAACCAGATGTTGTCCATTATTTCCTTTTTGTgatgttcttttccttttctgtttttgcTCAAGCCAATATTCTACACATTTTTTCTCTTTATAATAATACTATTATTTTCTCTATTCTAGGGATTTCTTTTCTGAATCATTTACTCTAATGTGGTGGTAGCTGTATTAAATGTCTATCGAGTGACCACTTCTGTTGCTCTGAATGTTTGTTAATTCATCAAATCAACACcatattttgttttatttcccaGTACGTATAATTAATTCccttaacaaattaattaaagaatGTCAATGTCTGATATCGACAACACCTATCTGTCACATGTTGACATTTAAAACCTAACGTTCAAACATGTAAAATGATTATGCAAAATGTTCTTTCAATCATATGAAGTATAGTAATGAAGATTGAAAGATTACCAACTTCTGCTTTATCTAATGTAGATGGAGCAAAAAATTAACTCAAATTTCAATGATATGTGCAAGTTATAAGGTTTTCCATTGCAATGCTACATCTAATTTCGAAATTTCTTAATTTATATTGTCAAAATTAAAAAATCCTGTAACGACCTGACCCGccgttttgagtttttgcactttgatcgccagttctcgggcataacttgccccgtgtgatgtattatgactgatgtaaattgttggttttggttttcacggaaatcggtatgaatttgaaagaatagtctcagttgaaaggtttgaccaagagttgacttatttgtatatgagctcggatcgaaatttttatgatttggttagctttgttgggtgatttatgaaaTCCCTGTTACACATCTCTTTTTTATAGGAAATcttttacacactcaacctttcaaAAGTATGTCTAAGACACACTACTTTTGACCAGATAGCGCTTGCGTGTTTACACACGAAAGAAACGCgtaaaaccagtaaaaatcatattttttgtcTCCCCCACAGAAACCCCTCCCCTCCCTCTGGTCTTCTTCCTCACCATTCTCCCCCTCATTTTCTTCCACTAAAAagtttttttgaaagaaaatatcgATTTTAGATTTAAAATTGAGCGAAATTTGTTGGTTTATTGTTCAAatattgtgaaaattatttatttgtgaTAGATTTAAAAGCCTTAACATTAGTATTGAAGGTTTGGTGGAAAAATCTAGAATCCACCATTGTTGGGGTATCAAAAAAAGCTTAAAAATTTAATTGGGTCTTGTTGATTATTGGGTTATTGAACTCAATTTGTTGCTCGATTATTTTTGGCTAGTTGTTTCGATAGTGTAGTTGAATTTTGGTATTATTGGAAACTTTCTCACAAACAATCATGGTGGTAGCAATAATATAATGGTGCTTAAGATAGACAATGGAAAGATGAAGAAGAtggattttaattttaatttctattattcttttcttttttaaagtcAATGATACGTGTCGCAATCTTGTTAGGGTGTGAATTTCACGTTATCTGAAAAACTGGTCAAGCACAAAAGTGATGTGTCTTAGATATACTTTTGAAAGGTTGAGTGTAAAAAGTTACCCGTGAAAGAGAAGTGTGTAACAGGAATTTCTCTACAAAATTgatgggtaaactatgtattttgcctaaaATATTTGAACTAAGTTCTAataacaacataataataatatattttttttggatgaGCTGAGTTACTTCTAGTTTAGATTTTAAGGAAACAGAAGATGAACAAATATTAGCATGGACGGTCAGTTTCGGTTCTAGTGATAATCTAATTGCATTTTGGGACTTTTATTAAGAAACaattaggcaaaatacataagttggcaCCCGAACAATGGATCAAATCCCTGTTACACATTTTTTATGGGCAAAAATAAtattacacactcaaccttttaaAAGTGTGTCTAATACACACCACTTTTTTCTTGACCACTTTACCTAAATATGGGTAATGTCACGCACCAATAAGGTCGTGACACGTGCcattaacataaataaataaaacaaaaaatataaaattacacATATACCCTCATCTTCTCCAACCTCATCTCTTCCACCTCCATCTCCTCCTCCATGGACCACCCGAAAAACTAGAACACATAATTCAACCCAAAAATTAGGAGCCCAAGTGATTTAATCCCAGAAAGAAATAAACATCAAAAGCCAATAAGTCATGACTCACACCACCGTATCATCACCACAACAAGGCCATTGTTCAAAAAAAATGTAACAATGGCAAATGTAGATCgaaaattggttttggaggtccggtgtagaattaggcttgaattggcgaaattaatattttggcgatttccggtcgataggtgagattttgattcgagagtcggaatggagttccgagagttgttgtagctttgttatgtcatttggggtgtatgcgcaaaatttcaggtcattcggacgtggtttggttgggtttttgatcgaaagcatatttcggaagtttttagaaaacttaggcttgaattcgatgtgaattgatggatttgatgttgtttgaagtgtcttgatgattgaaacaagtttgaataaagtattgggtcatgttcgtgcatttggttgaggtcccgggtggcctcggggtgatttcagatggctaacgggaagtttTGAGTCTTGGAAGGTTGCAGAAAATTGTAGCAGCGGTTGCAGACAAATTTggtcatcgcgatcgcgggaggtCCCTCGTGATCGCGTAGAAGGTTTTTGGAAGGCGGGTGttttgcccttcgcgttcgcggttgaGGGTCCGTGTTCGCGGAAGGTAGTGATCTGGTGCTTCGTGATCGCATCGtatggctcgcgttcgcgtatgagACTTTGGAGTCTAGGTGagattgctcttcgcgttcgcatgtaTGGTCACGCGTTCGCATAGCTTTGTGTGTGGTAGCTTCGCGTTCGCAGAGCTGCTGTCACGTTCGCATAGTGTAGTTTTGGAAGCTTGGAATTtttcccttcgcgatcgcgatgaagaaattaCAGGACTGGGCAGTGAGGTTTataaacatttcatccgcgagtCTTAGCCATTTTTCCACTATAGCTGAGTATTTTGGGAGCTCTTTGGgagaaattgaagagggattcaaggaggattgattggaggtaagttttatgaaccaaaaatgtgattatattgtgaaattaacctagaaattcttggaaatttagctaaaaatggaagaactagggcttgggattttgagattttaaattgggatttgaagggctATTTGAGGTCGtatttgagagttcttgatatgtatgaactcctAGAAGAATAAGGAACatgttgatgtgaaaatttctgagtttcgagaagtgggcccggggctcgggttttgctaattttggaatttttgatatttttcgattgttttcacttgggttTCGTTCCCTTAACCTATTGTGACGTACTCAttctggttttggtcagattcgacatgcgaggaggccgatttgagaggcaagggcatagcgagctagagctttagtcggttcgaggtgagtaactattgtaaatgatatcctgagggtttgaaaccccggattcgtacatcgtagtgctatattgaggtgagacacgtgctTGATAATGAGCGTGGAGTCGTTtactattggagattgtgacttggtccgtcccgattgacgcttttaccgcgtatttgattgaaacttatttgttatcatcattttTTGGACTGATTGCCATCTTTGGGCTTcgagccaactatttgaatcctctGGGGATTTTTTTTATCACTATCTCCTTACTGTTTTGACCTAccacttgaactcagtcgtactgttttccactgttttacaactcagccacttttcctcggttttgaaactaaaatgatatattaaatgatgttttgggctgagaactactattttactaatgcccgagggcttatatgatttctggactgagtacgaCCAAGGGACAGAtgtaaggatattatgggatcgggttgcgcgccgcaacagtgttatattgatattgatatgaggcagatggcctagatttgatgccatgatatgacttgatattgcacttggtccataaggggcccctcccggagtctgcacacccccagttagTGTCGTCGAcgaaatatatggatcgggctgtacgccgcaacgatatatggatcgggctacacgccgcagcggtgCTGGcactgttctatgtgttactttatttcatttgtcTATCATTATCTGTTGTTTGTGCTACTTCATGTAATATCTATCTGATCGCCTGTCATTATTTGTTAATTGAgttttgtgcccgaggggcggatttccgtACTTATTTGCACTATTGTTTGCACTCATTTGCGTAACCgttgaaaaaattattttaaaaagaggTTTAAATTGTGCTAAGATGTTTTTCCAAGGATTTCACAGTTTCACTGCTTTTATTCAATGGGTTTTAGACTGctctatacagcatgttgatgcacttttcgtgatttcttactgctcagttattatttacctttattactcactgagttggagtactcactttactccctgcacctcgtatgcatatgcaggtatttattcacccggtagcgggttttgagctggtcggaggctaagttatcggagtttagtgaggtgactgccagcgttcgcagcaccgcaTTTCTCCCTTTTGTTTACCAGTCCTATTTCATATGCTTCAGGCCttgcagttgtatttatactctaatagatgctcgtgattTGTGACACCCCGGGTTGGGttgtgtttgggttgtattccgcacttaataataaaaaaatttatttaaactGTGGTTATTTAATTATGCTAGAACTGTTTATTAATATTAACTATTCTGAAAAGGCGAAATGGGttggttggctggccttgtcttcacgagaggcgccatcacgatcggatcGGGGTCTGGGTCTTGACAAATCCGCTCAACTTTACCCTAGCCAAATGTATATCTAGAACATTATAAGTTCTATGTACTTGTAATG contains:
- the LOC107807951 gene encoding uncharacterized protein LOC107807951 isoform X1, producing the protein MQTMKSDNHPLFCDSNLVSVHDSKTFECNNSVLDTAEEKPNMKGSQNGILSHSNGYKEEDSLGFPTKNFANTNVHDNSKDPLARDREDGNEFWKVPELDDSIFFDNNNEIKASSVRDDQNVDMSKVIADKRGGNPFACDFPLSNTNEIDAASMTDDQNGSLSHIINTKRGGNPFECDTKDRDQPWNIPEYECSMIVDFLDHKENKTIKSDSPFTSHSELFENNTNLYSDKGVTDHDLPELTVCYRESNFNIVKDICMDEGVPAVDKVLIESWKDDQPSTSVSVGADEDQQSNTRESVDEGSLTSSVSKVSSVEDSKKDAMTRDIEQEATGALVPNGFNPSAEDNANKNADKDSYFEDLMMIFGSKCTANGKATNASEKASSPNNVVRLEESKVNNSQKSNSDGDHSALQPDQMPSEQATLKSQTAVVSAADETNKSGPASNVLHNSKKETGASIFDFNSTKPDSNKSKEKGVENLPEDSLMSKVIAVHKDGNSDGLSAASQAHNIVDNTADNLHQKSQNVANLEDKLSDNFPPGDQGHFADGEASFSVIPASGSITYSGPIAYSGSISLRSDASTTSARSFAFPVLQNEWNSSPIRMAKAERRRLRKQKGWRQGLLCCRF
- the LOC107807951 gene encoding uncharacterized protein LOC107807951 isoform X3, producing MKGSQNGILSHSNGYKEEDSLGFPTKNFANTNVHDNSKDPLARDREDGNEFWKVPELDDSIFFDNNNEIKASSVRDDQNVDMSKVIADKRGGNPFACDFPLSNTNEIDAASMTDDQNGSLSHIINTKRGGNPFECDTKDRDQPWNIPEYECSMIVDFLDHKENKTIKSDSPFTSHSELFENNTNLYSDKGVTDHDLPELTVCYRESNFNIVKDICMDEGVPAVDKVLIESWKDDQPSTSVSVGADEDQQSNTRESVDEGSLTSSVSKVSSVEDSKKDAMTRDIEQEATGALVPNGFNPSAEDNANKNADKDSYFEDLMMIFGSKCTANGKATNASEKASSPNNVVRLEESKVNNSQKSNSDGDHSALQPDQMPSEQATLKSQTAVVSAADETNKSGPASNVLHNSKKETGASIFDFNSTKPDSNKSKEKGVENLPEDSLMSKVIAVHKDGNSDGLSAASQAHNIVDNTADNLHQKSQNVANLEDKLSDNFPPGDQGHFADGEASFSVIPASGSITYSGPIAYSGSISLRSDASTTSARSFAFPVLQNEWNSSPIRMAKAERRRLRKQKGWRQGLLCCRF
- the LOC107807951 gene encoding uncharacterized protein LOC107807951 isoform X2, encoding MFASQLLRILQTLPADANHEICVLDTAEEKPNMKGSQNGILSHSNGYKEEDSLGFPTKNFANTNVHDNSKDPLARDREDGNEFWKVPELDDSIFFDNNNEIKASSVRDDQNVDMSKVIADKRGGNPFACDFPLSNTNEIDAASMTDDQNGSLSHIINTKRGGNPFECDTKDRDQPWNIPEYECSMIVDFLDHKENKTIKSDSPFTSHSELFENNTNLYSDKGVTDHDLPELTVCYRESNFNIVKDICMDEGVPAVDKVLIESWKDDQPSTSVSVGADEDQQSNTRESVDEGSLTSSVSKVSSVEDSKKDAMTRDIEQEATGALVPNGFNPSAEDNANKNADKDSYFEDLMMIFGSKCTANGKATNASEKASSPNNVVRLEESKVNNSQKSNSDGDHSALQPDQMPSEQATLKSQTAVVSAADETNKSGPASNVLHNSKKETGASIFDFNSTKPDSNKSKEKGVENLPEDSLMSKVIAVHKDGNSDGLSAASQAHNIVDNTADNLHQKSQNVANLEDKLSDNFPPGDQGHFADGEASFSVIPASGSITYSGPIAYSGSISLRSDASTTSARSFAFPVLQNEWNSSPIRMAKAERRRLRKQKGWRQGLLCCRF